One window of Daphnia carinata strain CSIRO-1 chromosome 7, CSIRO_AGI_Dcar_HiC_V3, whole genome shotgun sequence genomic DNA carries:
- the LOC130698725 gene encoding serine/threonine-protein kinase TBK1-like isoform X2 has translation MSFLRGSSNYVWCTTSVLGKGATGAVFQGVNKHTGEAVAVKTFNQLSHMRPHEVQMREFEVLKKVKHENIVKLLAIEEEQDGKGKVIVMELCTGGSLFNILDDPENSDGLNEDEFLAVLEHLTAGMKHLRDNNLVHRDLKPGNIMKFVALDGSTVYKLTDFGAARELEDGQQFVSLYGTEEYLHPDMYERAVLRKPVGKTFGATVDLWSIGVTLYHVATGNLPFRPFGGRRNKETMYYITAKKMPGVISGVQNSENGEIIWSCELPDTCLLSVGLKKIVTPLFAGLLGGEMNFDRFFQEVTAITTRKPVHFFHVNALHSIRVYLVPTDCSEAGRLIEEQTGMARTSQLILSKTAQWTEQEKFPLSSSGNPLFIFNRENNNIVYLKDGGSQKCPPFSSTVSVETDASTAKQCCSVGYGIKRRIEEATGSYNLMHVAVEALTNWLVNQLQSLLRQNAHCEEQLLAWNRQLHLWQKFHVIIKDMARLLPGEEITSSNSLESFLQLSRSHYSDVSNQMASVTPSVKQLCQRVIRDESLAKEWASTNRAIGVISGVCGKSSTYVTRLKDSWQHLLRDRAARVLTYNDEQFHLLERIKMTETFKSLESLFTAECVPVVTNTADLLAD, from the exons ATGTCATTCTTGCGTGGTTCTTCTAATTACGTCTGGTGTACGACAAGTGTACTGGGGAAGGGAGCAACAGGTGCTGTATTCCAAGGAGTGAACAAG CATACTGGTGAAGCTGTTGCTGTGAAAACATTTAATCAACTAAGTCACATGAGACCACATGAAGTTCAAATGAGAGAATTTGAAGTACTAAAGAAGGTCAAACATGAAAATATTGTGAAATTGTTAGCAAttgaagaagaacaagatgGGAAAGGGAAGGTTATAGTAATGGAATTGTGTACAGGTGGTAGTCTTTTTAATATATTGGATGACCCTGAAAATAGTGATGGACTGAATGAAGATGAATTCCTGGCTGTTCTGGAACACTTAA CTGCTGGAATGAAACACTTGAGGGATAATAACCTAGTCCATCGTGATCTGAAACCTGGCAACATAATGAAGTTTGTTGCACTGGATGGAAGCACAGTATATAAGTTAACTGACTTTGGGGCTGCAAGAGAACTTGAAGATGGTCAgcaatttgtttctttatatGGAACTGAGGAATATTTG CATCCTGACATGTATGAACGAGCTGTGTTAAGGAAACCTGTAGGTAAAACATTTGGTGCAACTGTGGACCTTTGGTCAATAG GCGTCACGCTCTATCACGTTGCAACAGGAAATTTACCGTTTCGTCCATTTggtggaagaagaaataaagagACCATGTATTATATCACTGCCAAAAAAATGCCAGGTGTTATTTCTGGAGTTCAAAACTCGGAG AACGGAGAGATCATTTGGTCGTGTGAATTGCCGGACACGTGCCTTTTGAGTGT gggattgaaaaaaattgtcacACCCCTTTTTGCTGGCCTTTTGGGTGGTGAAATGAACTTCGATCGTTTTTTTCAGGAAGTCACAGCAATT ACCACTAGAAAACCAGTTCATTTTTTCCACGTTAACGCCCTTCACTCCATAAGGGTATACCTGGTACCAACTGATTG CTCCGAAGCTGGCAGACTGATAGAGGAGCAAACTGGAATGGCTCGAACAAGTCAGTTAATTCTCTCCAAAACTGCTCAGTGGacggaacaagaaaaatttccattgtCTAGCAGTGGAAATCCGTTGTTTATCTTCAACcgggaaaacaacaacattgtTTATCTGAAAGATGGCGGATCAc AAAAATGCCCTCCTTTTTCGTCCACTGTATCTGTGGAAACAGACGCTTCAACAGCGAAGCAATGCTGCAGTGTGGGTTATGGCATCAAGCGGCGAATAGAAGAAGCCACCGGTTCTTACAATCTGATGCATGTTGCCGTCGAAGCATTGAC GAACTGGTTAGTTAATCAGCTTCAGTCTCTTTTGCGTCAAAACGCTCATTGCGAGGAACAACTCTTGGCTTGGAATCGTCAGTTACACCTTTGGCAGAAATTCCATGTTATTATCAAGGATATGGCTCGCCTGCTTCCGGGTGAAGAGATTACGAGCTCGAATTCGCTAGAAAGTTTTTTACAGCTTTCCAGATCACATTATAGCGATGTATCTAATCAAATGGCATCTGTTACTCCAAGTGTAAAACAGCTTTGTCAACGAGTGATCCGAGATGAAAGCTTGGCCAAGGAATGGGCAAGCACCAATCGAGCAATTGGCGTCATTAGTGGCGTTTGTGGAAAATCATCAACTTATGTAACTCGCCTGAAAGACTCATGGCAACACCTGCTTCGTGATAGAGCTGCTAGAG TTTTAACATACAATGATGAGCAGTTTCATTTATTAGAACGTATTAAAATGACAGAAACATTCAAAAGTCTTGAATCGCTATTTACGGCAGAATGCGTTCCTGTGGTGACAAATACCGCTGATTTGCTTGCTGACTG A
- the LOC130698725 gene encoding serine/threonine-protein kinase TBK1-like isoform X1: protein MSFLRGSSNYVWCTTSVLGKGATGAVFQGVNKHTGEAVAVKTFNQLSHMRPHEVQMREFEVLKKVKHENIVKLLAIEEEQDGKGKVIVMELCTGGSLFNILDDPENSDGLNEDEFLAVLEHLTAGMKHLRDNNLVHRDLKPGNIMKFVALDGSTVYKLTDFGAARELEDGQQFVSLYGTEEYLHPDMYERAVLRKPVGKTFGATVDLWSIGVTLYHVATGNLPFRPFGGRRNKETMYYITAKKMPGVISGVQNSENGEIIWSCELPDTCLLSVGLKKIVTPLFAGLLGGEMNFDRFFQEVTAITTRKPVHFFHVNALHSIRVYLVPTDCSEAGRLIEEQTGMARTSQLILSKTAQWTEQEKFPLSSSGNPLFIFNRENNNIVYLKDGGSQKCPPFSSTVSVETDASTAKQCCSVGYGIKRRIEEATGSYNLMHVAVEALTNWLVNQLQSLLRQNAHCEEQLLAWNRQLHLWQKFHVIIKDMARLLPGEEITSSNSLESFLQLSRSHYSDVSNQMASVTPSVKQLCQRVIRDESLAKEWASTNRAIGVISGVCGKSSTYVTRLKDSWQHLLRDRAARVLTYNDEQFHLLERIKMTETFKSLESLFTAECVPVVTNTADLLADWYKMAQAIILQTEILAKDVSAVDALWVDTLKNQERFQVSYSNKIHELFEAVKRRQTFSTGEIMSLEPKGNAGVSDYKHNRNVNNGLKKLQAVHLEVAKLIEENMHMVSRVEQMVDVQKPK, encoded by the exons ATGTCATTCTTGCGTGGTTCTTCTAATTACGTCTGGTGTACGACAAGTGTACTGGGGAAGGGAGCAACAGGTGCTGTATTCCAAGGAGTGAACAAG CATACTGGTGAAGCTGTTGCTGTGAAAACATTTAATCAACTAAGTCACATGAGACCACATGAAGTTCAAATGAGAGAATTTGAAGTACTAAAGAAGGTCAAACATGAAAATATTGTGAAATTGTTAGCAAttgaagaagaacaagatgGGAAAGGGAAGGTTATAGTAATGGAATTGTGTACAGGTGGTAGTCTTTTTAATATATTGGATGACCCTGAAAATAGTGATGGACTGAATGAAGATGAATTCCTGGCTGTTCTGGAACACTTAA CTGCTGGAATGAAACACTTGAGGGATAATAACCTAGTCCATCGTGATCTGAAACCTGGCAACATAATGAAGTTTGTTGCACTGGATGGAAGCACAGTATATAAGTTAACTGACTTTGGGGCTGCAAGAGAACTTGAAGATGGTCAgcaatttgtttctttatatGGAACTGAGGAATATTTG CATCCTGACATGTATGAACGAGCTGTGTTAAGGAAACCTGTAGGTAAAACATTTGGTGCAACTGTGGACCTTTGGTCAATAG GCGTCACGCTCTATCACGTTGCAACAGGAAATTTACCGTTTCGTCCATTTggtggaagaagaaataaagagACCATGTATTATATCACTGCCAAAAAAATGCCAGGTGTTATTTCTGGAGTTCAAAACTCGGAG AACGGAGAGATCATTTGGTCGTGTGAATTGCCGGACACGTGCCTTTTGAGTGT gggattgaaaaaaattgtcacACCCCTTTTTGCTGGCCTTTTGGGTGGTGAAATGAACTTCGATCGTTTTTTTCAGGAAGTCACAGCAATT ACCACTAGAAAACCAGTTCATTTTTTCCACGTTAACGCCCTTCACTCCATAAGGGTATACCTGGTACCAACTGATTG CTCCGAAGCTGGCAGACTGATAGAGGAGCAAACTGGAATGGCTCGAACAAGTCAGTTAATTCTCTCCAAAACTGCTCAGTGGacggaacaagaaaaatttccattgtCTAGCAGTGGAAATCCGTTGTTTATCTTCAACcgggaaaacaacaacattgtTTATCTGAAAGATGGCGGATCAc AAAAATGCCCTCCTTTTTCGTCCACTGTATCTGTGGAAACAGACGCTTCAACAGCGAAGCAATGCTGCAGTGTGGGTTATGGCATCAAGCGGCGAATAGAAGAAGCCACCGGTTCTTACAATCTGATGCATGTTGCCGTCGAAGCATTGAC GAACTGGTTAGTTAATCAGCTTCAGTCTCTTTTGCGTCAAAACGCTCATTGCGAGGAACAACTCTTGGCTTGGAATCGTCAGTTACACCTTTGGCAGAAATTCCATGTTATTATCAAGGATATGGCTCGCCTGCTTCCGGGTGAAGAGATTACGAGCTCGAATTCGCTAGAAAGTTTTTTACAGCTTTCCAGATCACATTATAGCGATGTATCTAATCAAATGGCATCTGTTACTCCAAGTGTAAAACAGCTTTGTCAACGAGTGATCCGAGATGAAAGCTTGGCCAAGGAATGGGCAAGCACCAATCGAGCAATTGGCGTCATTAGTGGCGTTTGTGGAAAATCATCAACTTATGTAACTCGCCTGAAAGACTCATGGCAACACCTGCTTCGTGATAGAGCTGCTAGAG TTTTAACATACAATGATGAGCAGTTTCATTTATTAGAACGTATTAAAATGACAGAAACATTCAAAAGTCTTGAATCGCTATTTACGGCAGAATGCGTTCCTGTGGTGACAAATACCGCTGATTTGCTTGCTGACTGGTATAA AATGGCACAAGCAATAATTCTTCAAACTGAAATACTGGCAAAAGACGTGTCAGCGGTCGATGCCCTTTGGGTTGACACGTTAAAGAATCAGGAGCGGTTTCAAGTTTCCTATTCCAATAAAATTCACGAACTTTTTGAAGCAGTGAAAAGAAGGCAAACTTTTTCAACAGGGGAAATTATGTCCCTTGAACCAAAAGGGAATGCGGGAGTTTCCGACTACAAGCACAATAGGAACGTCAATAATGG ACTGAAAAAACTACAAGCAGTTCATCTCGAGGTGGCTAAACTTATTGAAGAAAATATGCACATGGTTTCAAGAGTAGAGCAAATGGTAGATGTTCAGAAAcccaaataa